The bacterium genome has a window encoding:
- a CDS encoding GDP-mannose 4,6-dehydratase, whose amino-acid sequence MIVTLIRTIQAKILQLLRTFGGKKGKTPKILITGGLGFIFSHVTEYFVGKGWEVVVIDNLSEGSRPEIIDGSFTHYHYHMADPKVVGIILTEKPDYIIHASSVTDVDYSIREPYRTLRKNILSTLHVFEACRNLPHLKKILYVSTDEVYGECEHRMREDEIILPKNPYSCAKATGSLIRVSYENTYPTLKNKTAETRFCNVFGPRQDSTKIMAAIKKSIEEGYSIPLHEEGKGYREYIYIKNIPPAVDLILEKGLGVFNVTLNDGFTAKELIEKVQKVTGKKIKTHTSHRPGMDMKYQMDNSRIKMLGWKPLYSFEEGLQEYLLP is encoded by the coding sequence ATGATTGTTACCTTAATACGAACTATTCAGGCGAAAATACTTCAATTACTGCGAACCTTCGGCGGCAAAAAGGGAAAAACACCAAAAATTCTCATCACTGGCGGGCTTGGTTTTATTTTTTCTCATGTTACGGAATATTTTGTTGGGAAAGGCTGGGAGGTTGTAGTGATTGACAATCTTTCCGAAGGAAGCCGCCCGGAAATCATTGACGGTTCTTTTACGCATTACCATTACCACATGGCTGACCCAAAAGTCGTTGGCATTATTCTCACGGAAAAACCCGACTATATCATTCATGCCTCATCTGTTACCGATGTCGACTACTCAATTCGCGAACCGTATCGAACACTGCGTAAAAATATTTTGAGCACCTTGCATGTATTTGAAGCGTGCCGCAACCTTCCACACCTTAAAAAGATTTTGTATGTTTCTACCGATGAGGTGTATGGAGAATGTGAACACCGTATGCGCGAAGACGAAATCATACTTCCCAAAAACCCTTATTCGTGTGCCAAAGCCACAGGCTCTCTCATACGGGTTTCCTACGAAAATACCTACCCGACTCTTAAGAATAAAACCGCCGAAACACGTTTCTGCAATGTTTTTGGACCCCGTCAGGACAGCACAAAAATCATGGCTGCCATAAAAAAAAGTATTGAAGAAGGATATTCCATCCCGCTTCACGAGGAAGGGAAGGGATATCGCGAATATATCTACATAAAAAACATTCCGCCGGCGGTCGACCTCATCCTTGAAAAAGGACTCGGGGTATTCAACGTAACGTTGAATGACGGATTTACCGCGAAGGAACTTATTGAGAAAGTGCAGAAGGTAACCGGAAAAAAAATAAAGACCCATACTTCTCATCGCCCGGGAATGGATATGAAATACCAAATGGATAATT
- a CDS encoding glycosyltransferase family 4 protein — translation MKLLILTQKVDKNDSMLGFFHRWIEEFSKHSEQLTVVCLQEGEHSLPENTRVFSLGKEKGKSKFKYIFNFYKYIILERKNYDAVFVHMNQEYVLLGWKLWKLMGKKIILWRNHSQGNFLTDMAVFLSNAVCCTSKSSYTVRFKKTKIMPVGIDEEVFKKNPSIQKNNQAILSLGRISPVKKIDVLISALVLLDERGIDFKAAIYGDTPKRDAAYSEQLRKQGKVLLSKNKLEFHEGIPNSKVPDIFNTYGIFVNLTPTGSFDKTILEAMACESLTVFSNNFISDAVFQKTLVKQDDAVSLASILESVLQNGDSGEYEEIRKKGRAYVLSHHTLSRLAQDISALLMP, via the coding sequence ATGAAGCTTTTAATTTTGACACAAAAGGTAGATAAGAACGACAGCATGCTCGGCTTTTTCCACCGATGGATAGAAGAATTTTCCAAACACTCTGAGCAATTGACAGTTGTGTGTTTGCAGGAAGGGGAACACAGTCTTCCGGAAAATACCAGAGTATTTTCTCTTGGAAAAGAAAAAGGAAAATCAAAGTTCAAGTACATATTTAATTTTTACAAATACATTATTTTAGAAAGGAAAAACTATGACGCGGTATTTGTGCACATGAATCAGGAATATGTATTACTCGGATGGAAACTGTGGAAACTGATGGGAAAGAAAATAATTCTTTGGAGGAATCATTCGCAAGGTAATTTTCTTACAGATATGGCGGTATTTCTCTCCAATGCGGTTTGTTGTACCTCCAAATCTTCCTATACCGTGCGCTTCAAAAAAACAAAAATCATGCCGGTCGGTATTGATGAGGAAGTCTTCAAAAAAAATCCTTCAATACAAAAGAACAACCAAGCTATTCTTTCTTTGGGCAGAATATCTCCGGTTAAGAAAATAGACGTGCTCATTTCGGCACTCGTTCTTCTTGATGAAAGGGGGATAGATTTCAAGGCCGCAATTTATGGCGATACCCCTAAGCGTGATGCGGCGTATAGCGAACAGTTACGGAAACAAGGAAAAGTACTTCTCTCAAAAAACAAGTTGGAATTTCATGAGGGTATTCCCAACAGCAAAGTTCCCGACATATTCAATACTTACGGTATATTTGTAAATTTGACGCCTACAGGAAGCTTTGACAAGACAATATTGGAAGCGATGGCCTGTGAGTCATTAACGGTGTTTTCGAACAATTTCATTTCCGACGCGGTGTTTCAAAAAACCCTGGTCAAACAGGATGATGCGGTTTCACTTGCTTCTATTTTGGAATCTGTTCTCCAGAACGGAGATTCCGGCGAGTATGAAGAAATAAGAAAGAAGGGGAGAGCATACGTGCTTTCACACCACACGCTTTCACGCCTTGCACAAGACATCTCAGCGCTTTTAATGCCTTAG